In the genome of Candoia aspera isolate rCanAsp1 chromosome 1, rCanAsp1.hap2, whole genome shotgun sequence, one region contains:
- the RRP15 gene encoding RRP15-like protein, with protein MATAAAGPRGKAKVLGAESEESDSGSEWSSGVPEDSFSGDDEEQDGEVDDKPKTPDTRVKDAAESKGAGNTGWAEAMAKVLNKKVSDDKPTILLKNKEQDLEREKEKEERLEKRKQLNKKREWEMLCRVKPDVARDREVERNLQRIATRGVVQLFNAVRKHQTNVNEKMKEAGSSERKRAKLISSVSKRDFISVLRGMDGKEMEQNTARKSLMSHQDRSKSEEGPAWSILRDDYMMGASMKDWDKESEEENNAGEDSSIKQESGSDSDR; from the exons ATGGCGACTGCCGCCGCAGGCCCACGTGGGAAGGCGAAAGTCCTCGGCGCTGAATCGGAAGAAAGCGATAGTG GATCTGAGTGGAGCTCAGGGGTTCCAGAAGATAGCTTCTCAGGTGATGATGAAGAGCAGGATGGTGAAGTTGATGATAAACCTAAGACGCCAGATACCAGAGTTAAAGATGCAGCAGAATCCAAAGGTGCAGGAAACACTGGATGGGCTGAAGCCATGGCCAAAGTGCTTAATAAAAAGGTTTCTGATGATAAGCCCACTATCCTGTTGAAAAACAAGGAGCAGGATCTAGAacgagaaaaagaaaaagaagagaggctGGAGAAGAGGAAGCAG CTGAATAAAAAGCGGGAGTGGGAAATGCTGTGCCGAGTGAAGCCAGATGTTGCCAGAGACAGAGAAGTTGAGAGGAACCTTCAGAGAATTGCCACCAG GGGCGTGGTTCAGTTATTCAATGCAGTCCGGAAGCACCAAACGAATGTGAACGAGAAGATGAAAGAAGCAGGCAGTTCTGAGAGGAAACGAGCTAAATTGATCTCCTCTGTTTCCAAAAGAGACTTTATCAGCGTCCTGCGAGGAAtggatggaaaagaaatggaGCAAAACACTGCTAGGAAGTCATTAATGAGCCACCAG GACAGATCGAAATCTGAAGAAGGTCCGGCATGGAGTATCTTGCGAGATGATTACATGATGGGAGCCTCAATGAAGGACTGGGATAAAGAAAGTGAGGAGGAGAACAATGCTGGAGAAGACAGCAGTATCAAGCAGGAGAGTGGAAGTGATTCAGATCGATAA